atatttgcCTAAAAAGGCAAGAGGGTGTTGGGTGTTTTCTATgtcacaatgaaaatgaaaaataaaaaataatgataatccATCATGCACCATTTATCAGTAAGTTGCAGTAATACTTATTTTCCTCCACTGTCCCGCAATCACAATTAAAAACTGGAACAGACatcatttcaaaaacaatttatttcaaaatatctttTCTAATCTTCAACAAAGGCcagtttaatttctttaaagAGACAATATCCATATGTTGCAAAACtttcagtaaacaaaacaaatgctttattaACCATTTCACCAgcatattgtacattttacagtacagGCAGTTATGGCATTCAAATGGGTCGTTGTTAGAAAGGTAGACTGATGCATATTTCTGTTGGCTTGTTAGTGAAGGCAAACACATTGGTCCCAAATGGGAAGATAGAAGCAGAGTGAAggaaaaggtgtgtgtgagccagtTCCAGTGTGATTCTTCTTAACACCGAGAGCCGAGCATTTCACTGCATTATGTAGAACAGCTACAGAAACCACAGTTCTTCTGGCAATTACAAGTCAAAGGTCAATCCtgagctccctctctctctctctctcacacacacacacacacacatacacaccataAATAGTGGGATGATCTACAAAAGTTTACATCAACAGCGTCATCACCCACAggaatctctttctctctctctgtctctctctaagGATATGGTGAAAACACTTtacacaaatgtacaaaacaatttcatgaagtaaacaaaataacagtgcTGTTCGTCTACATTTCTAGATCAAAGTTTTTCCGGCATCGCTTCTGCTCACTGACAGCAGTTCAGTTTACACGTACACCGGTGTGCTACAGACATTCAAATCCACATCTGAATTTAAGTCCTATTTAGTGAAACCGAAAtacattcagttattttttaattttttttgcaatataaTTTGCCATTTGGACATCACCCTCCCTCTTTTGACTTTGACCTATTATGTGTAATTGGTACAAAACAGTAACATAAATACAAGCTGGTCTCTGGTCAGTGTATTTGACAAGTTATTCAGGTTGCAACAAACATTGTGCAGCACTGAAAGAAAGTGTGTACAAAGTCCTTTTCTGCTCTtgtaatatttgtattataaaagtggtgttttatttctgaCCCAGAAATGGTCCTAATAATACTGTATTTTCACTTCACATTCGCAATTACGACTGAAATGTACCAGGGCTAAAGAACAGTGGATATTACACATTTCTAACATGTCATCTGGCAGTATTTGGAAGGAAAAGTAATGCAGAACACTTCCTCATACAAACCAAAAGAAGCTACCAGTGAAACAACAACACTACTGTGGTTTTTGAAACActtaatttaaaataatgtgtctGTGTACTTTTCAGTCCAGTTCATTTACTACAGTTACAGCCTGTCATTCAAAAGCATATGATGGAAACAGCTTTCCTTTTGTAAGGCACTGAGCTTCACACTGTTCTTGACATCAGTTACAGATTTACACCATCATCAAATCTCTTCCCGATGAGTCTTACAGCATTTCCACTAGTCGTCCGAATCTCAAAAAGTGCCCACATGTGCCTCTCTTCTCAACAGTTGTCACGATGAGCGTCTGGGATCACACTgaccaggagaaaaaaatacccCGTATCGTGGCTCCCCAGTTTGAAACTAAAATGGcctgagacagaaaagacaatgtgttttttgcaaCTAAGaatcagcaaaaataaatacagacacagagagaacatGTGGTTACCTCTCTTCACCACGGTCCTCTTCTACCCAGGCCACTATTTTTCCTTCCCAGCCTGGAATGATTGCTCCATCCAGGAATACCTGGACACAATCATTTCTAGGTCACCACAATGCATGTGGTTACACTCGGTAAATTCATGTTGactaaactttagttaatagttatttcactgttagcAAGCgacaaaatgctttataaaccatttagTAAGCAACTGTTAAAAACAGGATGCAAAGAGTGCTGCTCGGTTGTGGAAAATTGTGTCCCTCTGGTGTTCATCCGTTTGGGATTCTCGGAATTGTAGAAAAAGTGTGAGGCACTCATGAGAGTAATGAGTCAAAAAGCCTTTAATTAATTATCAAATGCCTAGGCATGTTTTTACTGATGGTGTGATTCAACAGCCACAGTTaattaaaggctttttaacaAATTACCCTCTTGAGTTCCTCACACTTTTTCTACGATTCTTAAGCAATTGTTAATTGTAAAGTTCCAAATCATGTTTACAACAATTTACCAGGGTGACAGGGGTAACAACATTTTCCAACCAGCTAAAAAGCTCATGACGAACAACTGCAATACCCGGGACACTGACTTTTAACAAGAAAAGCTCACCATCTGTAAAATTAGTTTTATTCAGCTGTTAAATGAGGAGCTGAAGCCAACAGTTGGCACACAATCATCTTCTCAGTGAGGTGAACCATCCTtttccttcatttgtttttttcaggttcCCTGTTAAAAGTGCGTTTTAATCAGAAATACTACCAAATAGGCACTTTTGCTTTTAACTTTGACAAATGCTTTTTGCAAATCCTTCGCCATCGTCGTGTCAGTCAACTCTTCTTACTCTCGTCGTGTTAAGTGAAATGTGACTCCTAGTGCTGTGCTGCGACCCAGCTGCTGGCCTCGCTACTGCGTGGAGTACACGCTTGTGGCAGTGTGAAGTTGTAGCATCGGTGTatgtaatgtaacataatgtgaTCGGTGTATGCAGACCACCGTGTAACACTGGGAACACCAGCTACTGTATTAAGCCTACTTTGTTAACACATAAGAAATACTGTGTGGTTTATCTATAAAGATTACCTGGATGGCCATTTGGCCAAAGCTGCACCAGAAGTTTATACACCTTTACAATTGCTTAATGCTTATTCTAAAATGTTGTGCaatgcattttgaatttaaCTGTTACCCTCCTTTTATCTACATAGCCCAGCCTTATCATACCTCTTCTTTCACAGTGCCAAACTCAGGGTCCAGGGCCTTGAAGTGGTACCTGTAGTTTCCCTCTCGATCCACAGCTGCCTTGAAGTCCTTTAGAGTCACCTCACCCAACCTGTACAATGTGTACAAAGAGATTCACCCATCTAGAATTTACGtggcattttgtatttttggtttgttctgttttctatCTAAGCCCCTCCATCTAAATTGTATACACTGACCTCTTCGGTATGTTGATCATGGAAGGCATTGGGGATTTTCCAGTAAAATAGAGGATTTTAGTGGAGGCGGGAGAACCACTGTGGGACTGATAAACATCTGCAATAAACAACGGAAATATAGTTGGTGAACGCATGTTTCTCCTGAGCATGGATGTGCGTgtatttgggggggggggggtacttCAACTTACTCGTGCAAGGCCATGTGTCAGAGTCTGTGTGTTGACCTTTGCGTCTTGGAGATTTCCCCCGTCCCTGCAGTGTTTGGAACAAATGTGGACAGCACCTCATGATTTTTAATCGCCACATTTTATCAAAAGGAATCATATCTAGTGGCCACTAACTGATCATTTAACAACATTACAATACAATCCGTCATAGCTTTGAGTTTGCCTTtgcaaccctaaccctaaccctaaccctaacctacaAAAGTGACCAAGCtgaatttattttcagttttaagcACACAAAAAACCTCACTACATTGATTGTTATATATTCGTACCCTGTGTGTATGCACAACATGCAGTCTGTCGATGAGAGACACTATGCCCTGCTCCAGGGTGTCCAGTGTGTGGTGCTGTGGGTCGTGGTCTCTGAAGTTGTTCCTCAGACTCCTAAGTGAATCTCTTAGCAGCTGCATCTCCTCTGCCTGCtaacagagcacaaacacaaaagccccatcagaaacaaaaagctCATTTTATCGAGGACAGCTGTGTGCTTGTTTATTGTGTATGTTCAGCGTATTATGTCCCTTGTTATTCCTTTAACATGAAAGTAAGAATCTGGGTTACACTGTTTCATGAGGTCAAATTACAATGTGTGACCTAAATACTACCAGAGAACAAAATGCAAGGGAATGTGAGAGTATACCTCAACATGTAGAACAATTCAAACAGGCAAACTGACTGAACGGCCTTTATCAACTTACGCCTGACATTGAGGGAGCTGGACTTCCAGAGTGAGAATACCCATTGTTTTCTGTGCCGGCTGGAATCTGGAAAAAGgcaacgacaacaacaaaattgTAGATACAAAATaccaggtctgtaacaatctGTCAGACATAAAgcaggtgctaactacaaataAAACTCGCTATGTCATAACAGTGTAATATCTTTCGAGCAGAAggagtcaggaaaaaaaacattctaccTGCATGCTGTTTTTATGCTCCAACTCTCTTTGCAAGTCATTCtgccaaacagacacacagtcaaacatataaatatacacatattgATATAAACTGCCAGATCCTAAAACTTAGATCATTAAAGTCACTAGTTTCTTTAATGAGTGGCAGCAAAGTCAAATTACACTTGTGCTTTAAGTTTGTTCTCCTGCAAAGGAAATTtgcagcattcattttttttttttttttttcatatactAATATAATCCCACAAGGGAGGTTCTTTTTTTCCgatcacattacacacatgcacgcatacacacataaGATGTATAGAGGAAATGGATGAAGGGGCTACCACACATGCTACGGCGCCCAACGAGCAATATTAGGGGTTGGTGCTTACTCAAGGGCAATTTGCTGATTAAAGGAAACAGACTATGGAGGGCATTTCAAAAAGGGAGTTTGAGATTAACTTCTGGTCAAAGATTTTCGCACATGTCACTGTGCTTGACAGAACATTTTGAACCCACTGTAGCTCGTCTGACCTTTGTGAACACACCTGCTTTTTTTGGCTTTCCTCAAGCttgtgtttgagctgctgcagcagtctgtCCTTCTGTCCCACCTCCTTCTGTGATCCGACCAACAGGACAGAAAAAGGAAGCGTTTGTTACTTATGATAAACAGATGCTGTGTAAAGTTAAGttgaatgaaaatgattaaaCTAAGTTACAGCAAGCCATTTAAACAGAGGGGCCAGAGTGCCTCACCTTGCATTCAACCCACAGCCTGTTACATTCCTCCAGCTTCCACTGCAACTCTGCctgtaacacattttcataGATGAGCCGAATttgcacacacattttaaagcagtgtTCTGAAGCTTTTACTTTCActtgaacagaaaacagacttGTGCTGGAGACTATTTCGTACATTCTGATTGTTGAGTTCATCCTTGGTCATGCTGGCTCTGAGAAGCTCTTGCTTCATCTGCAGTATCGATGCCTCCTGAGTGCACAGCCTCTGCTGCTGGGCGTCCTGCACATTCACAAACCAACAGAAAGCCAGCACCTTAGCCTGCTACTCTTCTGTGACACATCAACTATCATATCCAACACAGCAATGAGATCATTTACTGCAGATCTGGCATTGTCTCACCTTGACTCCCTGCAGGTTTCTCATCTCCTGCCTACAGCGCAACAGTTCCCTCTaaagcaaacagcaaacagcacacTCTGAATCAACTGTTAATCACAGTGCGCATTTCACAATCCAGTTTATCCTCTTAGTGTGTTTTTGGTcctaataaaaagaaaacaatttgtttACCTTTAACTCCTGAGCCTCCTCCATACTCTGGTCCAAACGACTGCGAATGACTACCTGGAAAAGAGTAAGGACCGAAGGGATGTGTGTAAGAACCACAATGGACTGAGTAAGAAGGGTAACTGATACTCGTGTCACCCTCTGACGCACAcataagcatgcacacacacaggacacggAGTCAAGAGAAAGAAATGCGATCTGggctgaaaacaaagagctggTGAAACAGAGCGAAGAAGAGTGTGACacagaaaaagggagaaaaaaagaacggaaaaaaggattaaaaaaatagGAGAGACTGTCGCTACCAGTTGCTGCTCAGCGTTGCCTTGGTCCAACCTCAGAGTCACGTCCTGCTCATCCTCAGGCAGCGAAccatgcagcagcagggccttaaaaacacaaaggtgGAACATGTGACACCAGTTTGTACTTTGGACTAGGTCGTCTGATGCATGCAGAAATGTCACGGTGTCCCAGCAGATCCCACACTCTCTGCACAAGTACTGCCACCAGCCAGGAGGAGAACACACAATATAAACCACAGCACCTGAAACTTCATATGGAAGTTAACAAAAAGGCGATCGGACTGTAATGTGACCAGGACCAAACTCAAACTTCAATATGCACACACCTGTAAAGCAGAAACCATCTTTCGCGTGTCCTGCACCTCCTTCTCCAGAGTCTCACTGAGAGAATCCTCCCACGCTGTTTCCACTGCATCCTGAGTTGACTCGGCTGCATGCAAGCGGGGCGTACAACCACACAACACAGTGTTACAAGTGTGAAACAACATATATCCTGAGGTTCACTCATCACATGACAAATGTCATGATTGTTGGAACTCACcactgatctgctgctgctgctgctgctgctgctgctgctgctgctgctgctggctgtcatCCAGCTGTCGGTCTGTGTGGCTACTCGGAGGAGCTCTCGGAGATGACAGTGGACTGACGGAGCTGAGGCTCGAGGAAGATGAAACGCTGATTAATCATATCATTCCAGAGAGGAACAggtgtgtgtaaatatgaatataaatataattgtTTTAGACATTCTGTACTTCAGGATGGTTTGTGTCTGAAGACAACAAGCTCCCGGCAAGCCTGATGCTTGCACAAAAAATCCTATTGTATTAGGCAGATGGTAAGACATGGATGTGAAGCGTTGATAAAATGGTTAAGTTGATTTTAGCTCATGaattgtttgcatttgtttgctcatttttcagttttatgagTGACTATAATTTGCATATTCCACATAATGAATCATGTGAGTGTGGGACGTGCTCTGCGCTGGTCTTGGTCTTGTCTGGGTCTCAATCCTCTTAGGTCTTGGTCATGACCTGGTCTCGGTTTCCATGGTCTTGACTACAACACTGTGTCTTTTATCATCATATCTCAGTtgtaaatatcatgtttttttttaccaatacCAGTTTATTGCAATACCCCTCATTTGTATTTATCCGACatgtcaataaaaaaagtgtAACGCAATATACAGGCAGGCAAAAAAagagtgtgaagcagcagctacagtccATGGAACATCATCAGTGTCATAAACACGTCCACTCACTCGCAGAATTCCTGAAAGACGATGACCTGCTCTATTCAAACATGGACACGACTGGACTTGACACAAACTTTGTGCTGATGTCCAGGTCAACTGACTGACCGACTGAGTCCAGGTATATTTCAGGGTAGTCCATGTGTGAAAGCGGCTTGGTGAACAAGACAACAACAGTGACACTCACCAAaatcaaagctgctgttttccttACCAACACATTAATGGAGGCTTCTAAACAAAGAGTGCCTGTTCAACAATCTTCACAAATAATTCTTAAAATACTGACTCTGGTCTCAGGGCTCAAGAAGGGAAAGGAAAGAGCGCAGATAAAATAAAGCGACACATGACACATATTTTCTTAATTCTAACTTGCCAAGAGAAGCCTTAAATCCTCACATGCCTTTGCAATTCAAAGCACTGTAGCCTTGTAGAAATGTTACTGTAAAAGtagcattaacacacacacacacttgcagaggagtcctcgcacacacacagtgtcgcACAGTATCTGTTCTTACCATTTTATCTGCGTCCCCCCCATAGTGCGCTACAGGTGGTTCAAACTGTGCATTAGACTTTCCAAGGAGTCTGAGATCAACCCTGCATGCGGGTCTCTGGCTTCAGCATCTCAACAAACTCATGACAGTGTGTGATTCTCCTCAGCCTGACACACCCCGCCCCTCGCCCTCCAGCTAGCTAACATGGTGACCAATGCTGCAAACCCTGCTGAGCATCTCTCACTTAATTAAGCTACGTATGTGATAATAGCACCtggtctaaaaaaaaacacacatcatggtTCAACAAATAATCAATGCAAGCACTCCTCTTCCTATCATcgtaaacagaaacacacacaactgaactcacatttaaacatgcagaGCAGAACTTCAAAGGGACATGTGATTTGTGAAGATagaaaatcaattatttattttttctatcaTCCATCTAGctacctcacacacacgcacatgcacggCAGGGAGAAGTACTAAAAGCTAAGTCATATGCTCTGTCAGGCagtgagacacacaaacacacacacagatgtgccaGAGAATGTAGTCTACTGTTTCAAGTGTGGCATTAAAGATGGCAGATAACAGAGAGCTTACATAAAATCAACTGCAGGCAAACCTGTGAAGTATAAATAGCAACAAAGTGGAGCTTGTTGTCCCAAACACTGAGTTCGCATGGTTGTGTAAAAATACATTGAGCGGAAATATATTTCTTGTAAAGACATGTACAAATGGCAAGTTTAATTACATAATCATACAACTACACCACAACAGCAACCTCTTTCCTGAATCTAGGCCAGCACAGCCGCCATGCTTTTAGGTGggttttaattttcttcaaCCTCGTGCCACAGCCCTgtattatcatttaaaatggCACAACCTCACATGATCCAGCCCACACCGGGTCCATGTTTGAAAAGTGGTGCCAACCTGTGAGAGATTTTACAAGTGCTTTTTTTGACAGTatagaaacaaaacagctttaatgCTCACTTGCTGcacgctttctttttttctctcctctcaggcaCAAACACGCATCAGGATTTCTGCCAGTGTACAGCAAGACCAGTGGCCAGAATTTTAGTGAAAAGattgaaatacaaaatataagtCGCAAACTCCTGTCAGGAATAACTCAGAGGTTGTGTGATTAAAGGGAAGGGGATTTGCCATGGACTTAGTGACAACTTTGACCCAGGGTCACTTAAAGGTTAACACCACtaattgtacacattaaagGGTTATTACAATAACTGCATAAAGTAgtacaaagccttttgtggctccaaaagGAAGTTGCATGTAATTTGATACAATTCCTatagtgatgtcattcagtggctaTGTTGCTTTGTGGTTAAAGTAGGCACCTGTTTTGAAAAGTAGTCCACTCATCTAGCATCATGCTGCAATAACACATTTGGAATCATTGtggacaatttaaaaacaaaagatcaaagtcattacagcagaaccagagatatcatcttcttcttccttcctcctaAACGTCACACCTagattacccacaatgcaactcagccagtGAGTGAcctcactggaggcagtttataaatttacacacagcttcctctggagccacaaaaggctttataatactttcttcacacatgcagtagtactccaCAAGACCTGTAACCACACTGTAATGTTACCTTTTATGGTAATGTGACCTCTAAGGAGGACTCCCACCCatgacacatacattttcacTGGGCCTGCAAACTTTTCCAGCTAAAACCACGGACATTATTTTTAACGGCCGTTGTTTGATAACAAATGTTTACTACGGCCCTTTTGCTATGTCTATTTTTCCCCATTGTAGAAATGTGATTTTACAAGTGAAACACACAATGAGCACTACCCCAGTGCTCTCGaagttttcttattttacatgTTGCATTTGTGAGCACCTACAGGCTAGTTGACTGCTTTTCCCCTCAAGATATGATGTTCATCTAAATCAAAAATACTCAGAGGGACATTGTGCATGTATGGAGACTGTGCATATAAAGATAATATATGCAccagttaaagcaaaaacagtCAGTGCATTTGCTAGAGACCATTGAAAATTCCAAGTCGTAGATTACCTGCTGGCCTGAGGATTGTCCTCTTCATCTGGAGATCCTCTTTCATACTGCTCAACGAGTgctcgaacacacacactcttttccACATCCAACCCCCAGCCACTGAAGAATAACAAACAAAGCATAGGATGTTTATTCAGAAACAACAACTGGCATGCagttttcataaaaaaatacactgtagCAGTAATGAGGACATTAACTTGAGATGATCTGTGTTTGTCCATAAGAGGGCAGCAAAGACTATGTGTCTCTAACAAATGACTATACTGTGCCAGATAACATTTGGATATGAAAGAAAGACACTGACATGGGTTTTTGTCTGTGATTACTGCAGCCATCATACCTGTGGATACGTGTGGCACGTGTAGGCTGCGAGGCATCAATTCTTGCTGATGTCAGTGCGGCAGCAGCGCCTTGTGCTAGTGCAACCGTGGAGAGAGGGTTGTGGCTGGCAGAGCCTCTCGTCAAACTCCTCCCACTTCCAGAGGCAGCCCTCTGACTGGCTGAGGGTTTGAAGTGGGCTGCCAGAGCCAGAATTATCCTCATTACAGATTTCAGATTACCATCAACAATGTCTGCAGACAGAAAGGAAGCACATGTCCATCAATAATGAGCAAGTACACAGCAGTGCTTGCAACACACTGCTGAGAGAGTTACAAAAGGAACCATGACATGAGGATTGCAGATGTAGACACAGGGgagaaatatgtgtttgttaCAAAGTAAACACGTGATATTCCTTTGCTTCAAGATTTAGGGTTGATTAATTCTTCAGATTACAATAGAAGATCAGCAACCAGAAAACGTTAGCAACAACTGCTCTCAAAATgacagggagaaaacacacacttctcagTGATTTACCTCTTGCGGATATATGTGGCATGCGAATGTGTCTGGAGGAAATGAACTGCAGGACTTGCTCCACAttcttcctgctctcctctttgttttgcGGGGCAACATACACTCCCTCCAGCACTTCCCCAGCTGTTGATTTTgacaagaaagagagaaaaaaatcaattatgcAACAACTGGTAAAGGAAACCATAACCCATTAAAAAACGTTATAGCAGTAGTATGTTATTTCtcaaaaatgtgtattcatGCATGTGTGATAGTGTCTTACAGACTTAATAATTTCATAGTTGGTACCACCTTCAAGGATATGTTCAcccaaactacaaaaacaaaacatttctggagcttcacagcaaaacagtattGTAGCATTTTCCTCAAACAACTAAATTagacagggaaacacacacaaaaaacaaaaaaaaactgcaagaaaacataaaatggctccatatagcTCATCTGGTTCAAGTCCCCAAAAGCCTTGTTGTCACAAATTGATTAAAAGAGATGTTATTTTCACCCTTTTTAGAGCTTCACTGTAGCTAATAGCGTTAGCACGCACCCTGTCTGACGTGGCTGCATGAGCTGGACCGCACAGAcacgtcttttcaaatcacttttgGATATCAGCGCtgcaagctgtatggagccattctatgtcttttttctgttgtttatttacattttaaaactaatCCCCATCTTTTTCcgttgtttaggagaatgatgcaacacagtttttctgtgaagccccagaaatcTTTTGTGGACTCATAACTTCACCTGACTGTTCATCCACATGAGGGtgggtagataatgactgaattttcatattTGGGTGTATCTATCCTTTAAACATGATTAAACTTGGTATGGACTATAATAGTGATTAATGTTTTCAAATTCATGCATTTAAAGGTTCAGACCTTTAAGAGTTCCTCTGTCTCTGAATAATGGTTGTTGCATTTGATGCTGATTTATAATATctaaattataataattaaatgttaataatatctTGAGAACGGTTATTGCATTTAAAGAGAAGAGGGGTACATTGTGATGTCACTTGTTCACACTTTCATCTTCAGTTCATTCAAACAACAAATTAGTACAGCATATTACCACTGACTTCATGCTTTCACCAATCAAGACATGCTACAGGCTGAtaattatattacattttaatagttttgaTGGAAATACAAATCCAAACAAAATTCCACATCTTGCTGTGCGTGCCATGCATACACCTGACATTTATTTGTGTCTAGGCTTAGAAAAATGCTCAGCTAAaaggagatttttcttttctttttaacttatAGAGGTAATTAAGGATATGCATCTCAAACAGGCCTCCCTGATGTTGAACCCATCACTTATAGTCATGTAAATAAGGGTCAAAGGTGAcaagcacaaaatgttttaactatGCACGCACTGGCAAACGGACCAGATCACACATCAAGTGCTCCTGGTGCCAGTATTGTTTTCCCCTTTCTTCCCACAGTATTACTTACTACACCATGAGagccatttgtgtgtgtgtgtgtgtgtgtgtgtgtgtgtgtgtgtgtgtgtgtgtgtgtgtgtgtgtgtgtgtgtgtgtgatcatgcatgtgtgcacttACCAACTATCTCTATTAGTTGTGTGAGCACCACCCCATCCTGCAGATCATGCCTGAGGTCTTTAATGAGCTTCAGGCCCGGTTTCCTCTTCAGCTGCGAGTTCACCCAGGAAACATACGCcgccagctgctgctgtaatcCGTCGatcagatacacacacaaatccagcaaaccacagacaaacacacagcttaGATTGGGGGCCAAAAAAAGGCTGAGACCCATGGCATAACAAATGAGTTCCTTTGTTTATTATGTCgagacaggagggggggggcaggg
This sequence is a window from Acanthopagrus latus isolate v.2019 chromosome 13, fAcaLat1.1, whole genome shotgun sequence. Protein-coding genes within it:
- the LOC119031925 gene encoding dixin-A-like isoform X3, yielding MIASLSRGSLLDEVLHGGFNEQQLAAYVSWVNSQLKRKPGLKLIKDLRHDLQDGVVLTQLIEIVAGEVLEGVYVAPQNKEESRKNVEQVLQFISSRHIRMPHISARDIVDGNLKSVMRIILALAAHFKPSASQRAASGSGRSLTRGSASHNPLSTVALAQGAAAALTSARIDASQPTRATRIHSGWGLDVEKSVCVRALVEQYERGSPDEEDNPQASSLSSVSPLSSPRAPPSSHTDRQLDDSQQQQQQQQQQQQQQQISAESTQDAVETAWEDSLSETLEKEVQDTRKMVSALQALLLHGSLPEDEQDVTLRLDQGNAEQQLVVIRSRLDQSMEEAQELKRELLRCRQEMRNLQGVKDAQQQRLCTQEASILQMKQELLRASMTKDELNNQNAELQWKLEECNRLWVECKKEVGQKDRLLQQLKHKLEESQKKQNDLQRELEHKNSMQIPAGTENNGYSHSGSPAPSMSGAEEMQLLRDSLRSLRNNFRDHDPQHHTLDTLEQGIVSLIDRLHVVHTHRGRGKSPRRKGQHTDSDTWPCTNVYQSHSGSPASTKILYFTGKSPMPSMINIPKRLGEVTLKDFKAAVDREGNYRYHFKALDPEFGTVKEEVFLDGAIIPGWEGKIVAWVEEDRGEERPF
- the LOC119031925 gene encoding dixin-A-like isoform X2; the protein is MIASLSRGSLLDEVLHGGFNEQLAAYVSWVNSQLKRKPGLKLIKDLRHDLQDGVVLTQLIEIVAGEVLEGVYVAPQNKEESRKNVEQVLQFISSRHIRMPHISARDIVDGNLKSVMRIILALAAHFKPSASQRAASGSGRSLTRGSASHNPLSTVALAQGAAAALTSARIDASQPTRATRIHSGWGLDVEKSVCVRALVEQYERGSPDEEDNPQASSLSSVSPLSSPRAPPSSHTDRQLDDSQQQQQQQQQQQQQQQISAESTQDAVETAWEDSLSETLEKEVQDTRKMVSALQALLLHGSLPEDEQDVTLRLDQGNAEQQLVVIRSRLDQSMEEAQELKRELLRCRQEMRNLQGVKDAQQQRLCTQEASILQMKQELLRASMTKDELNNQNAELQWKLEECNRLWVECKKEVGQKDRLLQQLKHKLEESQKKQNDLQRELEHKNSMQIPAGTENNGYSHSGSPAPSMSGQAEEMQLLRDSLRSLRNNFRDHDPQHHTLDTLEQGIVSLIDRLHVVHTHRGRGKSPRRKGQHTDSDTWPCTNVYQSHSGSPASTKILYFTGKSPMPSMINIPKRLGEVTLKDFKAAVDREGNYRYHFKALDPEFGTVKEEVFLDGAIIPGWEGKIVAWVEEDRGEERPF
- the LOC119031925 gene encoding dixin-A-like isoform X1, translated to MIASLSRGSLLDEVLHGGFNEQQLAAYVSWVNSQLKRKPGLKLIKDLRHDLQDGVVLTQLIEIVAGEVLEGVYVAPQNKEESRKNVEQVLQFISSRHIRMPHISARDIVDGNLKSVMRIILALAAHFKPSASQRAASGSGRSLTRGSASHNPLSTVALAQGAAAALTSARIDASQPTRATRIHSGWGLDVEKSVCVRALVEQYERGSPDEEDNPQASSLSSVSPLSSPRAPPSSHTDRQLDDSQQQQQQQQQQQQQQQISAESTQDAVETAWEDSLSETLEKEVQDTRKMVSALQALLLHGSLPEDEQDVTLRLDQGNAEQQLVVIRSRLDQSMEEAQELKRELLRCRQEMRNLQGVKDAQQQRLCTQEASILQMKQELLRASMTKDELNNQNAELQWKLEECNRLWVECKKEVGQKDRLLQQLKHKLEESQKKQNDLQRELEHKNSMQIPAGTENNGYSHSGSPAPSMSGQAEEMQLLRDSLRSLRNNFRDHDPQHHTLDTLEQGIVSLIDRLHVVHTHRGRGKSPRRKGQHTDSDTWPCTNVYQSHSGSPASTKILYFTGKSPMPSMINIPKRLGEVTLKDFKAAVDREGNYRYHFKALDPEFGTVKEEVFLDGAIIPGWEGKIVAWVEEDRGEERPF
- the LOC119031925 gene encoding dixin-A-like isoform X4, which encodes MIASLSRGSLLDEVLHGGFNEQQLAAYVSWVNSQLKRKPGLKLIKDLRHDLQDGVVLTQLIEIVAGEVLEGVYVAPQNKEESRKNVEQVLQFISSRHIRMPHISARDIVDGNLKSVMRIILALAAHFKPSASQRAASGSGRSLTRGSASHNPLSTVALAQGAAAALTSARIDASQPTRATRIHSGWGLDVEKSVCVRALVEQYERGSPDEEDNPQASSSVSPLSSPRAPPSSHTDRQLDDSQQQQQQQQQQQQQQQISAESTQDAVETAWEDSLSETLEKEVQDTRKMVSALQALLLHGSLPEDEQDVTLRLDQGNAEQQLVVIRSRLDQSMEEAQELKRELLRCRQEMRNLQGVKDAQQQRLCTQEASILQMKQELLRASMTKDELNNQNAELQWKLEECNRLWVECKKEVGQKDRLLQQLKHKLEESQKKQNDLQRELEHKNSMQIPAGTENNGYSHSGSPAPSMSGQAEEMQLLRDSLRSLRNNFRDHDPQHHTLDTLEQGIVSLIDRLHVVHTHRGRGKSPRRKGQHTDSDTWPCTNVYQSHSGSPASTKILYFTGKSPMPSMINIPKRLGEVTLKDFKAAVDREGNYRYHFKALDPEFGTVKEEVFLDGAIIPGWEGKIVAWVEEDRGEERPF